TGGCGAAATTGTCCAAAGGACGGGCACAGATGATTAAATTTATAGAGGAAAATGATAATGCTGGAACAATAAATGTGAAAGTGGTTGGAGTTGGAAATGCTGGTAGTAATATCGTCTCAAGGATATACGGGAAAATAGATGGAGTGAAGTTTGTTGTGTTTAACACAGATATAAATGCTTTAAAACATGCAAAGGCAGATTATAAAATACAGATAGGTGAAAAAACCACCAATGGCAGAGGAACAGGCACTGACCCTGAAAAGGGAAAATTTGCAGCAAATGAAGACAAAGAAAAGATAACAGAGGCACTGAAAAATACTAATATTGTGTTTCTTGTTGCAGGATTAGGAGGTGGAACAGGGACAGGTAGTTCTCCTGCAATAGCAAAATTTGCAAAGGATACGGGTGCCATAGTTATATCAATAGTTACAACACCATTTGATTTTGAAGGAGAAAAGAGAATTAACTTTGCAACAAACGGTATACAAATACTTGAAGCCAATGTTGATACTCTTATTCATATACCCAACCAGAAACTATATGAAATTGTTGAGGACAACATATCTATGGCAGATGCTTTTGGTAAAATTGATGATAGAATAACAAACATAATTACAGCGATTTCTGACCTTATATATAAACCCAAACTTCTTGATATTGACTTTGCAGATATATGCACAGTGGTAGAGAATGCAGGAAGAGGAATAGTAGGATTAGGTTATGGCAGAGGTGAGGGCAGAATAGAAAAAGCAGCGAGAGATACAATTAACGACCCCCTGATAGAAAAAGGTGATATAATGGAAGCAAAAAATATCCTGATAAGCATCACAGGAAGCGACCTTTCGTTGAAAGAATTTGGTGAAGCAATGAATATAATACAGAATAGAATATCTTCCCCTTCAAGGAAATTAGGAGTAACATTAGACCCTGATATGGAAAGTGAAGTGAAAATTACACTACTTGCTACAGGTATCGGTAGTAAACAAAGAGAGCCAATTAAAAAAACTGCCGAAGTAAAACCAACTAAGGAATCAGGAGAACTGCCGCTAACGAAAAAAGATGATGATGACGATATTGATATTCCTCCTTCAATAAGAAACCCGAAAGGTAAAATATGAAAATTGGTATATGTAATGAGATGTTTAAGAACTGGGAACTGGAAAATATCTTTTCTTTTGTGAAAGGGACCGGATATGAAGGAATTGAAATAGCACCCTTTACACTTGCCGATTCAGTGGATATGATACCGGAACAAAAAAGAAAGGAAATAAGAGAACTTTCCCACAGGTATAATATAGACATTATAGGAACACACTGGCTTTTAGTAAAGCCAGAAGGACTTTCTGTATCAACAGGTGACAGGACTTTAAGGGATAAGACCGCAGATTATCTATGTAAACTTGTCCATTTTACAGCAGATATAGGTGGTTCCCTTATGGTATTTGGCTCACCAAAACAGAGGAGTATTGGAGAAGGGCAGACAAAACAAGAGGTAAAAGAAAATGTAAAAGAGGTTCTGATAGAGGTACTTAAAGAATGTGAAAAAAGAAAGATTTTTTTATGTCTTGAACCACTGGCAAGGACAGAAACAAATTTTATCAATACTGCAGAAGAAGCAATAGAAATTATAGAAGAAATATCCCATCCATACCTTAAACTTCATTTAGATGTAAAAGCAATGAGTGATGAAGAAAAAACAATTCCTGATATAATACAGTCAAGTAAAAAATATCTTAAACACTTCCATGCCAATGATAAAAATTTAGGTGGACCTGGCTCAGGAGATATTGACTTTACACCCATCATAAACACATTAAAACAAATAGGATATGATGGATGGTTATCTATTGAGGTATTTGACTTCTCCCCGGGACCTGAAAACATAGCAAGAAAAGGTATTGAATATCTAAAGAAATTTTTATAACCCCTATAATAAGGGAAAGGAG
The window above is part of the bacterium genome. Proteins encoded here:
- the ftsZ gene encoding cell division protein FtsZ, coding for MAKLSKGRAQMIKFIEENDNAGTINVKVVGVGNAGSNIVSRIYGKIDGVKFVVFNTDINALKHAKADYKIQIGEKTTNGRGTGTDPEKGKFAANEDKEKITEALKNTNIVFLVAGLGGGTGTGSSPAIAKFAKDTGAIVISIVTTPFDFEGEKRINFATNGIQILEANVDTLIHIPNQKLYEIVEDNISMADAFGKIDDRITNIITAISDLIYKPKLLDIDFADICTVVENAGRGIVGLGYGRGEGRIEKAARDTINDPLIEKGDIMEAKNILISITGSDLSLKEFGEAMNIIQNRISSPSRKLGVTLDPDMESEVKITLLATGIGSKQREPIKKTAEVKPTKESGELPLTKKDDDDDIDIPPSIRNPKGKI
- a CDS encoding sugar phosphate isomerase/epimerase, with the protein product MKIGICNEMFKNWELENIFSFVKGTGYEGIEIAPFTLADSVDMIPEQKRKEIRELSHRYNIDIIGTHWLLVKPEGLSVSTGDRTLRDKTADYLCKLVHFTADIGGSLMVFGSPKQRSIGEGQTKQEVKENVKEVLIEVLKECEKRKIFLCLEPLARTETNFINTAEEAIEIIEEISHPYLKLHLDVKAMSDEEKTIPDIIQSSKKYLKHFHANDKNLGGPGSGDIDFTPIINTLKQIGYDGWLSIEVFDFSPGPENIARKGIEYLKKFL